In Opitutus sp., one genomic interval encodes:
- a CDS encoding response regulator produces MRPLILSVDDEQDVTELVEFHLTRAGCDVVTAANGRDALQAVARRRPDLILLDLMLPDIDGFGVCEILRRDPATATIPILLLTAWATADARKFGLELGALDYLTKPFSPKELTLRVQWILSLRGELKSSA; encoded by the coding sequence ATGCGCCCCTTGATTCTCAGTGTCGATGACGAGCAGGATGTGACCGAGCTCGTTGAATTTCACCTCACCCGTGCGGGGTGCGATGTCGTGACGGCGGCCAATGGTCGCGATGCTCTGCAGGCGGTCGCCCGCCGCCGCCCCGATCTGATCCTGCTCGACCTGATGCTGCCCGACATCGACGGCTTTGGGGTGTGCGAGATCCTGCGCCGCGACCCCGCCACGGCGACTATACCGATTCTGCTACTCACGGCCTGGGCGACCGCCGACGCGCGTAAATTCGGCCTGGAGCTGGGTGCGCTCGACTACCTCACCAAGCCATTCAGCCCGAAGGAATTAACGCTGCGCGTCCAGTGGATCCTCAGCCTGCGCGGAGAGCTGAAATCGAGCGCTTAA
- a CDS encoding IS630 family transposase, translated as MGRKAVRITCSEGDQQSLEKRATSRIESRQRVERARMILGCVSGEQVQEVARRCNTRPNTVIKWRDRFVLLGMKGLDDAARPGAKRTYGEDFRDRVLALLEGPPPPGQARWDGPAVARVLGGSVHAVWRVLRKEGICLQRQRSWCVSTDKQFAAKAADIVGLYLSPPEKALVISVDEKPGIQALERATGYVETDNGKIVQGLKSTYKRHGTLNLFAALDVATGLIKTQKTTLKRREEFLLFMDQVVADHPPERELHVILDNYCTHKKCDAWLARHPNVHFHFTPTSASWLNQVEIWFGILTRKALRGANFRSVAELSQAIDAFVAAYLPNAKPFKWRKREVKGSQLRNTIINLRN; from the coding sequence ATGGGACGAAAAGCCGTGCGAATCACTTGTAGCGAGGGGGATCAGCAATCCCTAGAAAAACGGGCAACCAGCCGGATTGAGTCGAGGCAGCGAGTTGAGCGCGCCCGGATGATCCTTGGGTGCGTGAGTGGCGAGCAGGTGCAAGAGGTGGCGCGCCGCTGCAACACCAGGCCGAACACCGTAATAAAGTGGAGGGATCGCTTTGTGCTGCTTGGCATGAAGGGGCTGGATGATGCGGCACGGCCGGGCGCGAAGCGCACCTACGGTGAGGACTTTCGAGATCGGGTGCTGGCTTTATTGGAAGGGCCACCCCCTCCGGGGCAGGCGCGCTGGGATGGTCCAGCGGTGGCCCGTGTGCTCGGCGGCTCGGTGCACGCGGTCTGGCGAGTGCTGCGCAAGGAGGGCATTTGCCTGCAGCGCCAGCGCTCGTGGTGCGTGAGCACTGACAAGCAGTTCGCAGCCAAGGCAGCCGATATCGTCGGGCTCTACCTGAGCCCACCGGAAAAGGCATTGGTGATAAGTGTGGATGAAAAGCCTGGCATCCAAGCCCTAGAGCGCGCCACCGGTTACGTGGAGACCGACAATGGTAAAATCGTCCAGGGACTCAAAAGCACCTACAAGCGCCACGGTACACTCAACTTGTTCGCTGCCCTTGATGTGGCCACGGGCTTGATCAAGACGCAGAAAACCACCCTTAAGCGCCGGGAGGAGTTCCTGCTGTTCATGGACCAAGTGGTGGCGGATCACCCGCCCGAGAGAGAACTCCACGTGATTTTGGATAATTATTGCACCCACAAAAAGTGCGACGCTTGGCTCGCTCGGCACCCCAATGTCCACTTCCACTTTACCCCAACCTCGGCGAGTTGGCTCAATCAAGTTGAAATCTGGTTCGGCATACTAACAAGGAAGGCGCTACGGGGCGCGAACTTCAGAAGCGTCGCCGAACTTAGTCAGGCCATTGACGCTTTCGTCGCCGCCTACCTGCCCAATGCCAAGCCGTTCAAGTGGCGCAAGCGCGAGGTCAAGGGAAGCCAACTCAGAAATACTATCATTAATCTACGCAATTAA
- a CDS encoding NADP-dependent isocitrate dehydrogenase has translation MSAAPSIIYTITDEAPALATYSFLPIVQAYSKHAGINVETRDISVAARILAVFSDLLPAAQKTHDALAELGALTLKPEANIIKLPNVSASIPQLKAAIAELQAKGYALPAFPETPSTDAEKDARARYAKVLGSAVNPVLREGNSDRRAPKAVKAYARAHPHSMGAWSTTSKTNVAAMIEGDFFGNEQSLTTAAATTVRIELVKADGSVQVLKDKTPLKAGEILDATVMRKTALVAFYQQQIARARSEGVLLSLHLKATMMKVSDPILFGHAVKVFFKDVLSKHAATLAPLGIDLNNGFGDLLAKIEKLPAADKAAIEADIAATYAAGPALAMVNSDKGITNLNVPSDVIVDASMPAMIRTSGRMWNAAGKEQDTLALIPDRCYAGVYQTVIDFCKKNGALDPKTMGSVPNVGLMAQAAEEYGSHNKTFEIPAVGIVRVVDEAGNVLTAHSVAAGDIWRACQAKDAPIQDWVKLAVNRARLSATPAVFWLDASRAHDAQIIAKVQKYLKDHDLTGLDLRILEPAAACQFTLERLVKGLDTISVTGNVLRDYLTDLFPILEVGTSAKMLSIVPLMNGGGLFETGAGGSAPKHVQQFTEENFLRWDSLGEFFALAASFEHLGISQNHAKAKVLAETLDEANGKFLEFDRSPARKVGAGIDNRGSHFYLGLYWAQALASQAKSSELRAVFAPVAEKLTASENQIVAELNSVQGKPVDIGGYYKPDDAKASVALRPSATFNAILATL, from the coding sequence ATGTCCGCCGCTCCCTCCATCATCTACACCATCACCGACGAGGCTCCCGCACTCGCTACCTACTCGTTCCTGCCGATCGTGCAGGCCTACTCCAAGCACGCCGGTATCAACGTGGAAACCCGCGACATCTCGGTGGCCGCCCGCATCCTCGCCGTTTTTTCCGATCTGCTTCCCGCAGCGCAAAAAACCCACGATGCCCTCGCCGAACTCGGCGCGCTCACCCTCAAGCCCGAGGCCAACATCATCAAGTTGCCCAACGTCTCCGCCTCCATCCCCCAGCTCAAGGCCGCCATCGCCGAGCTCCAGGCCAAGGGTTACGCCCTCCCCGCTTTCCCCGAAACCCCTTCGACCGACGCCGAGAAAGACGCCCGCGCCCGCTACGCCAAGGTCCTCGGTTCCGCCGTCAATCCGGTCCTGCGCGAAGGCAACTCCGACCGCCGCGCGCCCAAGGCCGTGAAGGCCTACGCCCGCGCCCACCCGCACTCCATGGGTGCCTGGTCGACCACCTCCAAGACCAACGTCGCCGCCATGATTGAGGGCGATTTCTTTGGTAACGAACAATCGCTGACCACCGCCGCCGCCACCACCGTGCGCATCGAGTTGGTTAAAGCCGACGGCAGCGTGCAGGTCCTCAAGGACAAGACCCCGCTCAAGGCCGGCGAAATCCTCGACGCCACCGTGATGCGCAAAACCGCACTGGTTGCCTTCTACCAGCAGCAGATCGCCCGCGCCCGCTCCGAGGGCGTGCTGCTCTCGCTGCACCTCAAGGCCACCATGATGAAGGTCTCCGACCCCATCCTCTTCGGTCACGCCGTGAAGGTCTTCTTTAAGGACGTTCTTAGCAAACACGCCGCCACCCTCGCGCCCCTCGGCATCGACTTGAACAACGGTTTCGGCGACCTGCTCGCCAAGATCGAAAAACTCCCCGCCGCCGACAAAGCCGCGATCGAGGCCGACATCGCCGCCACCTACGCCGCCGGCCCGGCCCTCGCCATGGTCAACTCCGACAAGGGCATCACCAACCTCAACGTCCCCTCCGACGTCATCGTTGACGCCTCCATGCCCGCGATGATCCGCACCTCCGGCCGCATGTGGAATGCCGCCGGCAAGGAACAGGACACCCTCGCGCTGATCCCCGACCGTTGCTACGCCGGCGTGTACCAGACCGTCATCGATTTCTGCAAAAAGAACGGCGCCCTCGACCCGAAGACCATGGGCAGCGTGCCCAACGTCGGCCTGATGGCCCAAGCGGCCGAAGAGTACGGCTCGCACAACAAGACCTTTGAAATCCCCGCCGTCGGTATCGTCCGCGTGGTGGACGAAGCCGGCAACGTACTCACCGCTCACTCAGTGGCTGCCGGCGACATCTGGCGCGCCTGCCAAGCCAAGGACGCCCCCATTCAGGACTGGGTAAAACTCGCGGTTAACCGTGCCCGTCTCTCCGCCACGCCAGCGGTGTTCTGGCTCGACGCCTCCCGCGCCCATGACGCCCAAATCATCGCCAAGGTCCAAAAGTACCTGAAGGACCACGACCTCACCGGTCTGGACCTGCGCATCCTCGAACCCGCCGCCGCCTGCCAATTCACCCTGGAGCGCCTGGTCAAGGGACTCGATACGATCAGCGTCACCGGCAACGTGCTGCGCGACTATTTGACCGACTTATTTCCGATTCTCGAAGTCGGCACCTCGGCCAAGATGCTCTCGATCGTCCCGCTGATGAACGGCGGCGGCCTGTTTGAAACCGGCGCCGGCGGTTCCGCGCCGAAGCACGTGCAGCAGTTCACCGAGGAAAACTTCCTGCGCTGGGACAGCTTGGGCGAGTTCTTCGCCTTGGCGGCCAGCTTCGAACACCTCGGAATTTCCCAAAACCACGCCAAAGCCAAGGTGTTGGCCGAGACCCTCGACGAGGCCAATGGCAAGTTCTTGGAATTCGACAGGAGCCCCGCGCGCAAAGTCGGTGCCGGTATCGACAACCGCGGTTCGCATTTTTATCTCGGGCTATATTGGGCGCAGGCTCTGGCGAGCCAAGCTAAGAGCTCAGAGCTAAGAGCTGTTTTTGCGCCCGTCGCCGAAAAGCTGACCGCCAGCGAGAATCAGATCGTCGCCGAGCTGAACTCCGTGCAAGGCAAGCCGGTCGACATCGGTGGTTACTACAAGCCGGATGACGCCAAGGCCTCCGTTGCGCTGCGCCCGAGCGCAACGTTCAACGCGATCCTAGCGACGCTCTAA
- a CDS encoding type II toxin-antitoxin system RelB/DinJ family antitoxin, whose amino-acid sequence MPTVQLRTRLDRDLKLKSDAVLKALGLDASTFVAMSMAQLVNRRGLPFAVTEADADYFAAEYGVTAAQAAQVGRKLRGETVRARRSGKLREVNSAADLAP is encoded by the coding sequence ATGCCCACCGTTCAGCTCCGCACTCGCTTGGATCGTGACTTAAAGCTCAAGAGTGACGCTGTGTTGAAAGCCCTCGGCCTTGACGCATCGACCTTTGTTGCCATGTCGATGGCCCAACTGGTCAACCGGCGCGGGTTGCCCTTCGCGGTGACGGAGGCGGATGCTGATTACTTCGCAGCAGAATATGGGGTGACAGCTGCGCAAGCCGCCCAAGTTGGCCGTAAACTGCGAGGGGAAACCGTGCGAGCTCGCCGCTCCGGAAAACTCCGTGAAGTGAACAGCGCCGCCGATCTCGCCCCGTGA
- a CDS encoding xylose isomerase → MSASKKNPPSSANPQLRPVATLWTLVEHPGPGRREWTLARKLRAMREAGFAAVCTVFDETLAATVRAEGLEPVALIFGRDPADYPALIASVVRSGATLANVQLMGHDLPAAESLRRWLALERRATDSGFELSLETHRDTITETPEKIFALAERYEQKTGRLLRLTWDFSHLAVVKHIDPATVAERYLKRTDLIAHATQFHFRPFNAHHVQIPVTRRGARTPEIVPYLDFATTVMQLWKTAPANRTRTCYACPELGPVLGGYGLSTFPSSWPDAIRLQRELEARWQAI, encoded by the coding sequence ATGAGCGCCTCCAAAAAAAACCCGCCCTCCTCCGCCAACCCGCAGCTTCGTCCGGTCGCTACGCTGTGGACGCTCGTGGAGCACCCCGGCCCCGGTCGCCGCGAATGGACCCTCGCCCGCAAACTCCGCGCCATGCGTGAGGCGGGCTTCGCGGCCGTCTGCACCGTCTTCGATGAAACCCTCGCCGCCACCGTGCGCGCCGAGGGCCTCGAACCCGTCGCGTTGATCTTCGGCCGCGACCCTGCGGACTACCCCGCTTTGATCGCCTCGGTCGTGCGCAGCGGCGCCACGCTCGCCAACGTCCAGCTCATGGGCCACGACCTGCCCGCCGCCGAGTCCCTGCGCCGCTGGCTCGCCCTCGAACGCCGTGCCACCGACTCCGGCTTCGAGCTCTCCCTCGAAACCCACCGCGACACCATCACCGAGACCCCCGAAAAAATTTTCGCCCTCGCCGAACGCTACGAACAAAAGACCGGGCGCCTGCTCCGCCTCACTTGGGACTTCTCCCACCTCGCCGTCGTGAAGCACATCGACCCCGCCACGGTTGCCGAGCGCTACCTGAAACGCACCGACCTCATCGCGCACGCCACGCAGTTTCATTTCCGCCCCTTCAACGCCCACCACGTCCAAATCCCCGTGACCCGCCGCGGCGCACGCACCCCCGAAATCGTCCCCTATCTGGATTTCGCCACCACCGTCATGCAGCTTTGGAAAACCGCCCCGGCCAATCGCACGCGCACCTGCTATGCCTGTCCCGAACTCGGCCCGGTCCTGGGAGGCTACGGGCTTTCTACGTTTCCTTCCTCCTGGCCCGATGCCATTCGCCTGCAGCGTGAATTGGAAGCCCGCTGGCAAGCAATCTAA
- a CDS encoding phytanoyl-CoA dioxygenase family protein, with protein MSIIPSTRRSRFPAVRPPGYFSPDADPADIQTFFADNGYLVMEDAFSPDEVAALIDETTQICRGRRGDIHNAKPLPDALTDNEVLKQFLCIHFPHKISAPLKATLFNPATLKVLTGVVGPNVKCMQSMLFIKASGKPGQAWHQDEDYIPTRDRSLIGAWIALDRATVENGGLWVIPGSHKHGILWDQAWHGDRRFDCSEESRGFPYTDADAVPVEVEAGSVVFFNGYLLHRSLPNRAPEGRYRRSLVNHFMSCESFLPWNKPEDGTPMAKTDYRDVLVVAGTDPYAHRGYADLATPMLRDDGRSGCVSWSLANQKHLYEDEAAPGQPLVQKLEPAARP; from the coding sequence ATGTCCATCATCCCCTCCACCCGCCGCAGTCGTTTCCCCGCCGTTCGTCCGCCCGGCTACTTCTCCCCCGATGCCGATCCGGCCGACATTCAGACCTTCTTTGCAGACAACGGCTACCTCGTCATGGAAGACGCCTTTTCCCCCGACGAAGTCGCCGCCCTCATTGACGAGACCACCCAGATCTGCCGCGGCCGTCGCGGCGACATCCATAACGCCAAGCCGCTCCCCGACGCCCTAACCGACAACGAGGTGTTGAAACAGTTTCTCTGCATCCATTTTCCCCATAAAATCTCCGCGCCGCTAAAGGCAACGCTCTTCAACCCGGCCACGCTCAAGGTCCTCACCGGCGTCGTCGGCCCCAACGTGAAATGCATGCAGTCGATGCTCTTCATCAAGGCCTCCGGCAAACCCGGCCAAGCCTGGCACCAGGACGAAGACTACATCCCCACCCGCGACCGCTCGCTCATCGGCGCCTGGATCGCCCTCGACCGCGCCACAGTCGAAAACGGCGGCCTCTGGGTAATACCCGGCTCCCACAAACACGGCATCCTCTGGGACCAGGCATGGCACGGCGACCGCCGCTTCGACTGCTCCGAGGAAAGCCGCGGCTTTCCCTACACCGACGCCGACGCGGTCCCCGTCGAAGTCGAAGCCGGCTCCGTCGTGTTTTTCAACGGTTACCTCCTCCACCGCTCCCTCCCCAACCGCGCGCCCGAGGGCCGCTACCGCCGCTCTCTCGTCAACCACTTCATGAGCTGCGAGAGCTTCCTCCCGTGGAACAAGCCCGAGGACGGCACGCCCATGGCCAAGACCGATTACCGCGACGTGCTCGTCGTCGCCGGCACCGACCCCTACGCCCACCGCGGCTACGCCGACCTCGCCACGCCGATGCTGCGCGACGACGGCCGCAGTGGTTGCGTGAGCTGGAGCCTCGCCAACCAAAAACACCTTTACGAAGACGAAGCCGCCCCCGGCCAACCCCTAGTGCAAAAACTGGAGCCCGCCGCCCGCCCATGA
- a CDS encoding helix-turn-helix transcriptional regulator — translation MQGDFQLVVIEAGEARVTVGEDTVHLAKGDAGLFCPGRREHFLFSQQVRTHHTWCAVNPVLVAPELAQACGRAPAVIRETHRLARLMELGLGLPEVTGTEASGLVEALGLAVLREYVYAAQHKSGAGEKPEALRRLLEWFGLHAAEPVDLPRLAKVAGVSAAQLVKVCKRHLGVTPVRALWEARTRQGVRLLRDTGLPVAEVAFRCGFQTPFHFSRWVKALTGASPRAVRLQAAWR, via the coding sequence ATGCAGGGGGATTTTCAATTGGTGGTGATCGAGGCCGGGGAGGCGCGGGTGACAGTGGGGGAGGATACGGTGCATCTGGCCAAGGGGGACGCGGGGTTGTTTTGTCCAGGGAGGCGGGAGCATTTTTTGTTTTCGCAGCAGGTGAGGACGCATCACACATGGTGTGCGGTGAATCCAGTGTTGGTGGCGCCGGAGCTGGCTCAAGCCTGCGGCAGGGCGCCGGCGGTGATACGGGAGACCCATCGACTGGCACGATTGATGGAACTGGGGTTGGGGCTGCCCGAGGTGACGGGAACGGAGGCGTCTGGGCTGGTCGAGGCCTTGGGTTTAGCGGTGTTGCGGGAGTATGTGTATGCGGCGCAGCACAAGTCGGGAGCGGGCGAAAAGCCGGAAGCGTTGCGGCGCTTGTTGGAGTGGTTCGGCTTGCATGCGGCCGAGCCGGTCGATCTGCCGAGGTTGGCCAAGGTCGCGGGGGTTTCGGCCGCACAACTCGTCAAGGTTTGCAAACGGCACCTGGGGGTGACGCCGGTGCGGGCATTATGGGAGGCGCGGACGCGGCAGGGGGTGCGGCTCTTGCGGGACACGGGCTTGCCGGTAGCGGAGGTGGCGTTTCGCTGCGGGTTTCAGACGCCGTTTCATTTTTCGCGGTGGGTGAAGGCATTGACCGGTGCGAGTCCTCGGGCTGTGCGGCTGCAGGCGGCTTGGCGTTGA
- a CDS encoding NAD(P)H-dependent oxidoreductase produces the protein MSIVSIIYFSGTGNTAKLAQAVADGAAAVAGIQTQLIAIAGADIKEGRYENEAVLAQLDASDAIIFGTPTYMGGPAAQFKAFADATGGRWYHAKWRDKIASGFTISNSPSGDKQVTLQYLSTLAMQHGMIWAGLGELPMQATGINRLGSSLGVMAQAALVEDDKATGERLGHRIASLVAQRKT, from the coding sequence ATGAGTATTGTATCTATAATCTACTTCTCCGGCACCGGTAACACCGCCAAACTCGCCCAAGCTGTTGCGGACGGTGCGGCTGCCGTGGCCGGAATCCAAACCCAGCTGATCGCCATCGCCGGTGCCGATATTAAGGAAGGGCGTTACGAAAACGAGGCGGTGCTCGCCCAGCTCGACGCAAGCGATGCGATTATCTTCGGCACGCCCACCTACATGGGCGGACCTGCCGCACAGTTTAAGGCCTTCGCCGATGCAACCGGCGGACGTTGGTATCATGCCAAGTGGCGCGACAAAATCGCGTCCGGCTTCACGATTTCCAATAGTCCCAGCGGCGACAAGCAGGTGACGCTGCAATACCTGTCCACGCTGGCCATGCAGCATGGCATGATCTGGGCCGGCTTGGGTGAGCTACCGATGCAGGCCACCGGCATCAACCGCCTCGGCAGCTCTTTGGGCGTGATGGCGCAGGCCGCGCTTGTCGAAGACGACAAAGCTACAGGCGAACGCCTCGGTCACCGCATCGCCAGCCTTGTTGCCCAACGGAAAACCTAA
- a CDS encoding pirin family protein, with protein sequence MINIRKANDRGHANHGWLDSYHTFSFADYHDPRWMGFRSLRVINDDLVLPSHGFGTHSHRDMEIITYILSGQLEHKDSMNNGRVIRPGDVQYMAAGTGVRHSEFNPSDSEAVRLLQIWIQPDHRGATPRYAEKSFASAAKGVLHLVVSKTGRDESIAINQDADLWLAKLDAGQRVGHPLTQGRQAWVHVAEGEVTLNGHTLNGGDAAAITEGTTLELTGHKPAQVLLFDLN encoded by the coding sequence ATGATCAACATCCGCAAAGCCAACGACCGGGGCCACGCCAACCATGGCTGGCTCGATTCCTACCACACCTTCAGTTTCGCTGATTATCATGACCCGCGTTGGATGGGGTTTCGCAGTCTGCGCGTGATCAACGACGATCTCGTTTTACCTTCTCACGGTTTCGGCACCCATTCGCACCGCGACATGGAGATCATTACCTACATCCTCAGCGGGCAGCTTGAGCATAAGGACTCGATGAACAATGGCCGGGTTATCCGCCCGGGTGATGTGCAATATATGGCCGCCGGGACTGGGGTGCGCCACAGCGAGTTTAATCCTTCGGATTCAGAAGCGGTCCGTTTGCTGCAAATCTGGATTCAGCCCGACCACCGGGGGGCCACGCCGCGATATGCCGAAAAGTCTTTCGCCTCCGCAGCCAAGGGCGTCCTGCATTTGGTGGTGAGCAAGACCGGCCGCGATGAGTCCATCGCGATTAATCAGGACGCCGATTTGTGGTTGGCTAAACTCGATGCGGGTCAACGAGTCGGTCATCCACTCACTCAAGGCCGGCAGGCGTGGGTTCACGTGGCCGAGGGCGAGGTGACGCTCAACGGCCATACATTAAATGGTGGCGATGCGGCTGCCATCACCGAGGGCACAACACTGGAGCTCACCGGTCATAAGCCTGCGCAAGTTCTCCTTTTCGACCTCAACTAA
- a CDS encoding LysR family transcriptional regulator, whose translation MELRHLRYFLAVAKSENVSRAALKLHVSQPALSRQIRDLETEIGFLLFERSAKSVRLTEAGRVFLSETQAVLARTEEAVQASRAVATGLQGELNVGYAPTPTVHILPPTLRAFKVERPELRVKLHDLSTEELLAGLRKATLHIAILVRPSVAMLRGLRFEELSRIAIRLAVPPGHPFARLRTIPIARLANEPLISYPRKEYPDYHEMLATVFSGLKQQPRIVEEHEGAGGLVTAVEAGTGLALVPQSLACSIGPRLKLLPLSPAPAPLIIGAAWLRDRIPPAAEQFFHCAQRAAVNET comes from the coding sequence ATGGAACTCCGCCACCTCCGTTACTTCCTCGCTGTTGCTAAAAGCGAAAACGTGTCCCGTGCCGCCTTGAAACTCCATGTTTCCCAGCCGGCCCTGAGTCGGCAGATCCGAGACCTAGAGACGGAGATTGGCTTTCTGCTGTTCGAACGCAGCGCCAAATCCGTGCGCCTCACCGAGGCGGGGCGCGTTTTTTTGAGTGAAACTCAGGCGGTGTTGGCGCGCACTGAAGAAGCGGTGCAGGCGTCACGGGCAGTCGCCACCGGGCTTCAAGGCGAACTCAATGTGGGTTATGCGCCCACGCCCACCGTGCACATCCTACCGCCAACGTTACGGGCGTTCAAAGTCGAGCGACCGGAGCTGCGCGTAAAACTCCATGACCTATCGACTGAGGAACTGCTTGCGGGGTTAAGAAAAGCCACCCTGCACATCGCCATTCTGGTACGACCCTCCGTAGCCATGTTGCGAGGGCTGCGCTTTGAAGAGCTTTCGCGAATCGCGATCCGGCTCGCCGTTCCGCCCGGTCACCCCTTCGCTCGGCTTCGCACCATTCCCATCGCGCGGTTGGCGAACGAGCCGCTGATCAGTTACCCGCGCAAAGAATATCCCGATTACCACGAGATGCTCGCCACGGTGTTTAGCGGCCTCAAACAACAGCCACGCATCGTTGAAGAGCACGAAGGAGCGGGCGGATTGGTGACTGCTGTCGAAGCCGGAACCGGCCTCGCGCTGGTGCCTCAATCATTGGCGTGCTCGATCGGCCCGCGCCTCAAACTCCTCCCGCTTTCGCCCGCACCGGCACCCCTGATCATTGGAGCGGCCTGGTTACGTGACCGGATACCCCCCGCCGCCGAACAGTTTTTCCACTGCGCTCAGAGAGCAGCTGTGAACGAAACCTAA
- a CDS encoding IS21 family transposase translates to MIDYELYCRIKQAEAAGHSAPQIARSLQLHVQTVRRWQAQEKYVRSQAAQVPRPSKLDVHKPAIARWLEAHPFTAMQLWQKVRERGYTGGYSILKDYVRRVRPRNLEAFLTLKFAPGQTAQVDWGSFGAVEVDGTRRALSFFVMVLGYSRFLHVEFTLGQGQEWWLGCHRRAFEKLGGVPREVMVDNCKTAVLSHVPGTDPVYNAQYLDFARHYGFTIKACGPGHPQSKGMVENAVGYVKKSFLGGRQMNGFTELGPAASLWLETVANVRVHAETQGRPVDRLPEERAALLPLNPVASPAVRTLSVRASRRCRVSIETNRYSVPTKFAGALLTAQIEGAQVRFYADRTLVAEHARSFARRADVENPEHVRELEERKRQGARQRLRLRFLELSPAAPAYQRGLEERRLNAGHHLATIVGLVALYGTEAVGRAIESAHELGAYSSDYILNLLEQRARALPQAGPIHLTRADALAALELELRPPDLSPYTQ, encoded by the coding sequence GTGATCGATTACGAACTGTATTGCCGGATAAAACAGGCGGAGGCGGCCGGTCACAGTGCGCCGCAAATCGCCCGCTCGCTCCAGTTGCACGTGCAGACGGTGAGGCGCTGGCAGGCGCAGGAAAAGTACGTGCGCAGCCAGGCCGCGCAGGTGCCTAGGCCAAGCAAGCTCGACGTGCACAAGCCGGCGATCGCGCGCTGGCTGGAGGCCCATCCGTTCACCGCCATGCAGCTCTGGCAAAAGGTGCGCGAGCGGGGGTACACGGGCGGGTATTCAATTTTGAAAGACTACGTGCGGCGGGTGCGGCCGAGGAACCTGGAGGCGTTTCTTACCCTCAAGTTTGCCCCCGGCCAGACCGCGCAGGTGGACTGGGGCAGTTTTGGCGCGGTGGAGGTGGACGGCACCCGGCGGGCTTTAAGTTTTTTCGTCATGGTTTTGGGGTACAGCCGGTTCCTGCATGTGGAATTTACCCTCGGGCAGGGCCAGGAGTGGTGGCTGGGCTGTCACCGGCGCGCCTTTGAAAAACTCGGCGGGGTGCCGCGCGAGGTGATGGTGGACAACTGCAAGACGGCCGTCCTCTCGCATGTGCCCGGGACCGACCCGGTGTACAACGCCCAGTACCTGGACTTTGCCCGGCACTACGGGTTTACGATAAAAGCGTGCGGGCCGGGGCATCCGCAGTCCAAGGGCATGGTGGAAAACGCGGTGGGTTACGTGAAAAAAAGCTTCCTTGGCGGGCGGCAGATGAACGGGTTTACCGAGCTGGGGCCGGCCGCCAGCTTGTGGCTGGAAACGGTGGCCAACGTGCGCGTTCACGCTGAAACCCAGGGCCGGCCGGTGGACCGGCTGCCCGAGGAGCGCGCTGCGCTCCTGCCGCTTAACCCGGTGGCCAGTCCGGCGGTGCGCACCTTAAGCGTGCGGGCGTCGCGGCGGTGCCGGGTGAGTATCGAAACGAACCGCTACTCGGTGCCCACGAAGTTTGCCGGGGCGCTACTCACCGCGCAGATCGAGGGGGCGCAGGTGAGGTTTTATGCGGACCGCACCCTGGTGGCCGAGCATGCCCGCAGTTTTGCCCGCCGCGCCGATGTGGAAAACCCCGAGCATGTGCGCGAACTCGAGGAGCGCAAACGGCAGGGGGCGCGGCAGCGCCTGCGGCTACGGTTTTTGGAACTGAGCCCGGCGGCACCCGCCTACCAACGGGGGCTGGAGGAGCGCCGGCTCAACGCGGGACACCACCTGGCGACTATCGTGGGTTTGGTGGCCCTGTATGGAACGGAGGCAGTCGGCCGGGCGATCGAAAGCGCCCATGAACTCGGCGCCTACTCCAGCGATTACATCCTCAACTTGCTCGAACAACGCGCGCGGGCCTTGCCGCAAGCCGGGCCGATCCACCTCACCCGCGCCGACGCGTTGGCCGCACTGGAACTCGAACTGCGTCCCCCGGATTTAAGCCCCTATACCCAATGA